A stretch of DNA from Phaenicophaeus curvirostris isolate KB17595 chromosome 29, BPBGC_Pcur_1.0, whole genome shotgun sequence:
ACGCGTACGTTTCCTCTGGGATCGTGGGAAGCCTCTGAAAACGGGACGAGGAGGATAAAATAAGGAATGCAAatggcctacaggaaagctggggaggggctgtgatctgggagtgcagggatagggtgggactggatgggctttgaggtcccttctccccccagagccattccacgattctatgaaaagcttcTACTTATACATTAGGGTGGATTAATGCTGGATGAGACTGAAAACACAAGTGGCTGTCGATGTGTTTGAAAGACAAACAGACAGGGCGTTCCGGGAtgattcagtagtggacagggacggtaggactcaatgatctcaaaagtcttttccaaccaagcaatccGATGATTAGGAGGCTCTTCCAGAGCCCAGAGAGCTGGAATGCAGTTTTCTTCCACGCTCAGGTCATCCCTGGCCcatccacacatcttttaacGTCCGTAGTCTTGTTCTGTGCTGGGAAATTGCCGTGCCGTGTTCCTGCAGGCGGGCTCCGCTTGCTCATCCCATGATGGAGCCTCCTAATCCCAATGGGAGCTGTTTTGGGAAGGGTGGCTGACTCTCACTCCCCtcttttttctgcagtttcctAGATGGCAGCAGCACAGACGACAGCCAGTCCACGCAGTTCACGGAGGTGAGTTTCTGGGCCttccttttggtttttaaacCGGTCGTGACGCCGTTTCCAGTCTCGGCTCCAGGTGCAGCGTGTGAAGCACCTTCCCTTCCTGCCTTGTGAAAAGGACAGTGGATCTTCTGAAAGGCTTTGAGTCACTCGGCAGAGTTTGAGGAGACGCTGATGTTTCCGGGGTCGAGACCTGTCGGAGGTTTCCTCGCTGGGCTGGGCAGGAAAGGAAGGGCGCTGGGATGCTCAGCCAGGGTGGTGCTGCCTGAGGgccttttcctccctgctccGAGTTGGTCCAGAAATGCAGCTGTCTAAAAAGTCTAAATTTATAACAAAATCCATAATTCGGAGCAGGAGGTGTTGGGCGCTGAGGGCTGGAAGCGTCTTTTTTTACCCCGTTACCTACAGAGCCGGACGCGTGCCGACAGCCTGAGCTGAGCTCTGGGAATACGCGCTCCAGACTCTTCTGAGTTGCCCGGGGCACgtagctgcagcagcagctcctcttcctGACCCCAGTGTGGCTTTCAGCTCAGATCCCTGCTCCGTTCCTCAGAGCTCGGTTTCCCTTCAGGCTGAGCTGTGTAAAACAGATGGGAATAGCATTTCCGTGTGTCTCCTCTGCCAGCAGGCCTTGCTTTGAGCCCAGGTTATCCATTTGACTGGTTATTGAGGACTTTTACTGTTTCCCTGGTCCTGTTGGGATTGCTCTGCGGTGTCTTGAGCTGCAGCTCCTAGCTGGGGTTATCCCGGGAAGGTCTGGGGTCTGGGGTGCTGCCGAGCCCTCCTCACGTGCCGCAGTGAAGCCTCGTGGCCCTGCATGAGAAACAGGGGTTGAAATTCCTCTTCAGCTTCATGTTTTGGATCTGGATCCCTCCTGTTTGCTTCTGTGTACTCTGGTttgcctttcctcccctcctcttcaGCCAAACCTGTTTGTCTCCCCCAAAAAATCATGTTGCCTTTATATTCCtgctccccagcatcccagaaATGATAAATGATGAAGCCATCCCCACTCGTAGCCCCGGTCTTGGTTTACAAAGAGCTCTGGGATGTGTAAATTTAAACGGCTTTTAGgattaataataaatgaaagTCTCCCCTGGCTGCAGGCGGAGCTCTGTGGGGATCGTAACCAGAAGGAGAACAAGCAAAACTCTGTCTGTGAAGCATTAATTCAGGGATCGGGTCATAAACTTGGCTTCTTCCATTCCTCCGATGCTGGATTGAGCCGGACAGAGCCCTGTAAAAGGAGCTGATTGGGTGGGAGACGGAAACGAAGCTGCTTTGATGGTGTCGCGGCGCGCGGCGAGGCTCTAGAAGAGAACAGCCCTCGTGTTTGGCTCGGTAGCGTTTAATTCCGCAGGGAATCCAAGGGCGCCGCTCCTTCAAATATCCCCTTTGCAGCATGGAGCGCGTCCCGCCTGGCACACGGCGGGTTTATTGGCCAAAACTCCTGGATTTGTTGTGTCCTGCGAGCTCATTGTTCATAAACCAGCGTGGTGAATCCCCAGTGCCCTCCTCAGCTGTTCCTTTAATCCACGGAATTGCAGAAGGAATGAAACCAGATGAGTTTTGCAGGCGAGGGTGGCCAAGGGAGCTTGGCTGGGAGCTGTGGATCAGGATGGGGATGCCTCGTGGCTGGATCCTGGCTGTTTTCCTGCCCCTCTTGGTGTCTCTGCCGGCGGGGAGCTCCGCAGAGCCCCTCGATTGATCTGTGCCCCGTTTCCATCTGTGTTTCCGCTCGGATGTGCTCAGGGCTGAGAATTGGACTCGGACAAGGAGCTTTTTGCAGGTGAACGTTCCGTAGGGCTGGGAATCACCTTCTCTCCTGTGGCCGGAGCCCACGGAGCAGCGTTACGCCTGCACACCCTTTCCTTAGCGGCTGTTCCACGCTGCTCTGGCCTGTGGTGTTGGCTCCAGCGACTGGAGGTGTGGACACTCCTCCTCAGGCCGCGCTTCTGTTCCCCCAGAGCACTTGGTGAGCCCGTGACTGCGGGCGCCTGGGTGTCCAGCCTTATCTCTCCTCAAATTCCAGCCCTGGGACAGAGAACCCGACCCTCACAGTGCCCTGGGTGGCTTAACAACATCTGCCTTGTTGGGATCTGTGCGTAGCCGTCGTGTTGGCCTTCCCGGGGGTGGAACACCACATTCGTTTGGGCTATAATTAAGTGTGTTtgccagactttttttttttttcttttttttccaggaaccATGGTAACCGCATGAATTTGCTCACTTGCTTCTGTCGAGGTGGACTTTGCTGCCTCTGTGCAGGCAGTGGAGTCACCGGGAACCAGTGACGGAGCTGTGCGTggtttttctctccccttttctccccctgctCAGCTTTGGGACCATTTGGACCACACAATGTTCTTTCCCGACTTCCGACCCTTCCTGAGTAGCAGCTCACTGGATCAAGACAGCAGGGACAACGAGAGGGGCCACCAAGCCCACGCTGACCTCTGGGGACCCAGCCGACCCCCGCGATTGCCCATGACGCGGCGGTACAGATCCCGGGGCAGCTCGCGCCCCGACAGATCTCCCGCCATCGAAGGGTGAGTGCCCCGCTCACCCCCTGGAAGTGTCTCCATCCCACACGGAGCCTTGTGTTCccttctggagtcctcagcacaggaaggacctggagctcttggagcgagcccagaggaggccatggaaatgatgcaagggctggagaacctcccgtacgaggccaggctgggagagttgaggttgttcagcctggggaagagaaggctgcaaggagactttagagcagcttccagtgctgaaaggggctccaggaaagctggggaggggctctggatcagggagaggacgaggggaatggttttgagctgaaagaggggagattgagatgagatcttgcggagaaatgttctgctgtgagggtggggaggccctggccctggttgcccagagcagaggtggctgccccatccttggaggggttcaaggccaggctggatggggcttggagcccctgatgcagtgggaggtgtccctgcccatggcaggggtgggactgggtgggctttgaggtcccttccaacccaaatcattttGTGGTTCCCTATCAGTGATAAATATGGGATTTGCGGTTCGAAACCTGACAAAACGGGGTCGGGGCACTTACAGTGGGTGACCCTCAGACCTGGAAGACGCAGGTTTTCCCATCAGCCGCTCTGCCCTTCCTCCCCCGCGGCGCTAATTGGAGCTGCCTGGTGGGAAAGGTGGGTTCTGCCAACCCTGACCACAGGGAAGCGAGTCAGTGCCTGGGAAGCTCAGTCATTTCCTCTCGCAGCCCTCCCACACTCGAGTGAATGCGCATCACTTCTCCCTAGTGCTGTGCCTCTGCCTAAGGGCTGGCCCTTCCCCACGGGGATTTACTGAGCCCTGGCTCTCGCAGCAGCGTTGTTGTGATCAACCAGAGCAGCGTTTCACCTTTCGCTGCCTGTTTTTGCCCTCTGTTTATTTGCTCAGCCTGTTCTTTCTCTTTCGATTCCCCCCGCTTTAGGATCATCCAGCAGATCTTTGCGGAGTTTTTCACAAACTCGGAAATTCCTGGCTCGCTGCACCCTTTTTCCTGGTGAGTATCACGTGGGGCTTCGGTCACGGGTGTCCACACCAGTGAACAGCCCTGCTCTGGTGCCCAGGAGCTCCGTTTCggtggaggagaagctccacaaGAACCAGCAAAGTGCCCTCGTAGGCCAGAATCCAAACCACATCCCCGCATGCATCCAAAGCCGTGGGACCAGTAGAGtgagggagggggttctgcccctctgctccgctctgggagacccacctggagcctgtggccagttctggagtcctcagcacaggaagcatgtggagctgttggagcgagtccagaggaggccacagagatgatccgagggctggagcacctcccatacgaagccaggctgggagagttgagattgttcagcctggagaagaggaggctgcggggagacctcgttgctctctccagctccctgagaggaggttgtggagaggagggagctgggctcttctcccaagggacagggaacaggacgagagggaatggcctcaagctccaccaggggagggtcaggctggacagcaggaaaaaatttttcatggaaagggtcattaggcagtgtccgaggctgcccagggagggggttgagtccccttccctggaggggtttaagggccgggtggacgaggtgctgagggacatgggttagtgattgatgggaatggttggactccatgatccggtgggtcttttccaacctggtgattctatgattgattttCCTGGTACGGCCTGTCTGGGAGGATCATGTGAACCTCAGGGCTGGTTTGGGGTGAATAAAACAGTTTCCTTGACTCTCTGCCTCCCTTTGCAGGAGTGGCATGCTGCACTCGAATCCTGGGGACTATGCGTGGGGACAGAGTGGCCTCGATGCCATTGTCACCCAGGTAAGCGCCGTGCACGTGCCCACATGCAACAAGTCCCTGGGCTTTGATCCGTGCTCCTCTCCGGTCAATCCCGCTGCTGGACACAAGCCCTGAGTGGTTTTGGATGAGGATTAGGAACTTTCTGTCTGCTTGTGCCCTGCCTTGTGTGTAGGAGCAGGACTTGGACTTTATTCCCTTGGGAATACAGGATCTTAGTGACGTCTCGGGCAGCTCACACATGATGTGAGGCTCGCAGGTGCCTCTCAGCGAGCTCCACAGAATCCAACGGTTAAAATCTTCAGTGTCAACTCCAGATCTCTCACCAAATTCATCAACTTGCAGGCATGAGCCATTTCCCCTGTGGTTTATGGAGGGATGAGCCGAGTCTGCTCCCATTCCCTGGCACCGTTGTCTGGCTCCGTTGAGGTTTGGGGGGTGCCCATCCCCACACAGTCTCTCTCAGGGCGTTGGCGTCGCTGGGGTTGAAAGAGCAGACGGCTGCTTTACCGAGAGCTAATTTGGCTGCTGGTGTCGTGCCGACGCCTTCTGAAAGCGCCCGGCAGAGCCATCTGCTGCCGTTCGGAGTAGCCCCCGGCTTCCCAGGCTGCGTCACACGCCCGTCTCACCCGCCTTACTCACCGCTTCCCAAAAATGAGCCTGCAGCCCACACGGCCGCTCCGAGACGGCACCTTCCTCCTGCCACCCCGCACCCAGCAGAGCAGAGCGAGCCCTGCGAGGGGGCTGGTGTCACAGTTCAAGTTGGGGCTGGATACGTGGCTCCGCTCGGCTCCCCGttggggctggagcagcagccctgctcatcccatcccttccagcccaaatcattccatgattccatgactgCAAGCAGGAAAGGTAGGTTTGAACAGCACAAACggtgctgcagaggaggaaacaGTCACTCGTGCACAGAATAGCTCAGCCAGGATGAAACGGGCTCCGCTTGCTCCCAGGGCTGGGAATGTTGCTGGGGTAGGCCACAATTTTAGTCACCTCAGGGGCTTTGGGAGCTGGTTGGAACCATCCCCAGGGAATGGCCTGCGCCGAGTTGCTCGTGCCTGGCCCCCTGGTTATGGGCTGGAGCGCTCTCCATGCCCCGGGTTTGTGCTCTTCACAGCAAAGCCATGTCCCTGCTCCTGAGCACGGcgtgttttcttttccacagcTCTTGGGGCAGTTGGAAAACACGGGACCACCCCCAGCCGACAAGGAGAAGATCTCCTCGCTCCCGACAGTGACAGTAACTCAGGAACAAGTCGGTAAGTGAAATCCATCCCCGGTCTCTtcctctgtgtccctgtccctcgcCTCCTGAGGCTTTGACGTGCGCATCCTGAGCTCCCCGCTCCCTCTGCTGAGGATCAGCCTCTTTGCTGTGTCCCAGCGCTGCTGCGGGAGGGTGGAAGGCAGAGCCGCTCCATCCTCCTGACTGTCTCTGTGGACTTGGGCTGGGAACACTCGTGTTTTCTGGCTCAGGAGACCCAGAgctttgttgctgctgctgccatctccGGCGTTCGGTTCCCTGGGACTCCCACATCGCCGTGGATTCAGGCCATCATCACAGACCTTCCTTCCACAGAGCCTGCGCAATCAGTCGCTGCCGTTTTGGCCTCCCTACCCTCGATTGCTTTACCTTCCCCAAACCCcttctgtttgtgctgttgTTTGGCCTTGCTGGAGCTGGGCTTGGCctgttcctttctcctcttccaaacTGGCTCACGGCAGGGCTGGCAGATGAGGCTCCAGGCGTGTTCCTGCTTCTGGGAACACTGTGTGGAACTTGGAGGCCCTCTGGGGTTCTCACAACCTTTAATGGTTTTGCAATCAGCTCATCCTGGGGCTTTTTCTCCCCGTGTTTGTCCTTGAAGGCCCAGAGGATCCCGTTCCCTCCAAGCCGCTCTTGGTACTGGAAGCTCAAACGCTCTGTTAAATTGCTTGATTAGAAAATCTGTTTCCACAACAGGTATTTGTGCCTGATGCTTTTTATACCTCTGGCTCCTCTCGTCTGGGAAGCATCTGAATTTCCATGTTGTAATGCTCAGTCTCGCCCGTTTGGGTTGACGGAGCTCGGGCCTGGCGGTCACAGGAGGCTGAGAGCTCGATCCGAAGGAGGCCAGAAGGGATTTTTCCAGTCTCCCACGGTGGAGGGGGAACATTTGGAGCATCCCCGCCAGCCTCACGTAACTGCTCATAATCCAGGCGAGGAAGTTTGAGCAGGACTAAGCGAAAACACCTGCCGTTTGGTTCATTTTCTCACTGCAGAGAGCGTAGGGAATTCTTTGATGGCGAGCGCTACCCACCCCAGTGGGTTCTTCATGGCTCCTAAAGGCTGGAAATCATATTCCCGGGGAGGCAAAGctgcctcctcaccctcctcGCTCTTCCGTCTCTTCCAGATACGGGTTTGGAGTGTCCCGTGTGCAAAGAGGAATACACAATCGCCGAGCAGGTCCGGCAGTTACCCTGCAACCACTTCTTCCACAGCAACTGCATCGTGCCCTGGTTGGAGCTGGTAAGAGCCTGCGGGGCTGGGGCTCGGGGCTGTCCCGGCTCCCAGCCAGGCCCCGCGGGGGCATTTCCAAACCAGCCCAGTGGCctttccctgcagctcctgccttttCCTTGCAGCACGACACGTGTCCCGTCTGCAGAAAGAGCTTAAAAGGGGAAGATTCCACTAGGCAAACGCCAAACCCAGAGCCGGCAGCGAGTAACA
This window harbors:
- the RNF115 gene encoding E3 ubiquitin-protein ligase RNF115, whose product is MAEASAAAAVPQHRFFCHSCKGEISPKLPEYTCPRCESGFIEEVTDDSSFLDGSSTDDSQSTQFTELWDHLDHTMFFPDFRPFLSSSSLDQDSRDNERGHQAHADLWGPSRPPRLPMTRRYRSRGSSRPDRSPAIEGIIQQIFAEFFTNSEIPGSLHPFSWSGMLHSNPGDYAWGQSGLDAIVTQLLGQLENTGPPPADKEKISSLPTVTVTQEQVDTGLECPVCKEEYTIAEQVRQLPCNHFFHSNCIVPWLELHDTCPVCRKSLKGEDSTRQTPNPEPAASNSFDSDSHLHDRWTF